From Stenotrophomonas sp. SAU14A_NAIMI4_8:
GGCGGCAACGGCGCAGTCGAGCAAGCTCGACTCTACGAACGCGGGGCGTTGCCTTACGCGGCGGCGGCCTGCTGGCGGCGCGGGCCTTCACGCAGGGCGCGGCCGACCATGCCCACCAGCAGGTCCAGCTCGTCGCTGTCCATGCCGAAGTGCGGGGTGAAGCGCAGCGAGTTCTCGCCGCCGTGGATCACGTTGATGCCGTGCTGGCGCAGCCATTCCTCGGTGGAGTGGGCGCCATAGCACTTGAACTGCGGGGCCAGTTCGCACGAGAACAGCAGGCCGGTGCCCTGCACCTTGGTGATCAGTCCGCCCAGCTCGTTCTTCAGCTGCTCCAGCTTGCGCACGGCTTCGGCACCGCGTTCGGCGATGTTGGCGCGTACCTGCGGGGTCAGCTGGGCCAGGGTGGCGCAGGCCACGTCCAGCGCCCGCGGGTTGCTGGTCATGGTGTTGCCATAGATGCCCTTGCGGTACAGCTGGGCGGCATGTTCGGTCACCGCCAGCACCGAGAGCGGGTACTGGGCCGCGTTCAGCGCCTTGGAATAGGTTTCCATGTCCGGCGGATCCAGGCCTTCGAAGCCGGGGTAGTCGACCACCGACAGCACGCCATGGGCGCGCAGGCCGGCCTGGATCGAATCGAGCAGCAGCAGGCTGCCGTGGGCACGGGTCAGTTCGCGGGCCAGGGCATAGAAGGCCGGCGGCACCGAGCGGCCCGGGTCGCCTTCACCCATCACCGGCTCCAGGAACACCGCCTCGATGAACCACTGGTTGCGCGCGGCATCGTCGAAGACCTGGCGCAGGGCGGCCTCGTCATAGGGCGCTACGGTGATCACCGAATCCTCGCCACGGTAGCTGGCCAGGTGCTGCAGGTAGGTCTTGCGGCTGGAATCGGAATACAGCGCCGGGCGGTCGGTGCGCCCGTGGAAGCTGCCCTTGACGACCACCCGCTTGATCGCGGCGCCGGCGTGGCGCGCACCCGGGTCGGTCTGCAGCTTGGCGTTCACATCAGCGATGCGCGCGGCCAGGCCGACCGCTTCCGAGCCGGAATTCAGGCACATGAAACGGGCATAGGGGCAGCCGCCGCGGCGGTGGCCGACTTCGGCGCGCAGGGCGGTAATGAAGCGCTGCTGCGACAGGCTGGGGGTCATGATGTTGGCCATCACCTGCGGCCGCGCCATCGCTTCCAGCACGGCATCGGGGGTGTGGCCGAAGCCGAGCATGCCGTAGCCGCCAGCGTCGTACAGCACCGCGCCCTTCAGGGTGACCACCCACGGGCCGCGTGCAGCCAGTGCCACGTACGGGGTCACCGCATCGTCTGCATAGAAGTTCACGAAGCCGTCCTGCATGGCCTCGATCTGGGCCTGCTCGTCCTGTGCCAGCAGCGGCCCCAGTTCGCCCTGCACGCGCGCGAATTCCGCTGCGGCGGCGTCCACCGCGGCAACCAGCTGCGGGTGGCGGTCGGCCAGGGCGGTCAGGGTGGCATCGTCCAGGCCGGTGGTCAGGCGGGTGCCGGGCTGGGTGCGCAGGGGGGCAAGACGTTCGATGAAGCTCATTGCAGATCTCCTGAAACGATGGTTCACACGGGCCTGAAAATGCAGAACGCGCGTCATCACGCGCGCTTTGGGGCTGGCTCGTGCAGCGGACTTCCTTCCCGATGCTAGCACTTGTTTTTTTGCGCGATAACCCCGCAGAAACCTGCTGCATAGCAGCATAATGCCCGACGTTCGCCACGATGCGCGCTGCCTGGCCGATGCTGGACGTACAATGCGCGCCATTGTCGACCTGATGCCGCCACCGCCTTGAAGAAGTCCGATTTCCATTACGACCTGCCGGCCGAACTGATTGCCCAGGCGCCGTTGGCCGAGCGTTCGGCCAGCCGCCTGATGGTGGTGCCGCCGGCGCCCGCCGCCTTCACCGATGTGCAGGTGCGCGACCTGCCGTCGCTGCTGCAGCCGGGCGATCTGCTGGTGTTCAACGATACCCGGGTGATTCCGGCGCGCCTGTTCGGGCAGAAGGCCAGCGGCGGGCGGGTGGAGATCCTGATCGAGCGCCTGCTGGGCGGCCAGCAGGTGCGGGCCCAGGTGGGCGCCAGCAAGTCGCCCAAGGCCGGCAGCCGCATTGCGCTGGATGCCGGCGGCGAGGCCGAAGTACTGGGCCGCGATGGCGAGTTCTACCTGCTGCAGTTCCATGTGCCCGAATCGCTGGAGCAGTGGCTGCTGCACGCCGGCCGGCTGCCGCTGCCGCCGTACATCCAGCGCGAGCCGGGGCAGGATGACCGCGAGCGCTACCAGACCGTGTTCGCCCGCGAAGTGGGCGCCGTGGCCGCACCGACCGCCGGCCTGCATTTCGATGAAGCCCTGCTGGCGGCGCTGAAGGACAAGGGCGTGGCGTTCGGCCACGTGACCCTGCACGTGGGCGCCGGCACCTTCCAGCCGGTGCGGGTGGATGACCTGAAGGACCACGTGATGCACCGCGAGTGGCTGAACGTGGGCGCCGAACTGGTGCAGCAGGTGCGGCGCACGCGCGAGGCCGGTGGCCGGGTGATCGGCGTGGGCACCACCGTGGTGCGCGCGCTGGAAAGCGCGATGCGTGACGGCGAACTGCTGCCGTTCGCCGGCGAGACCCAGATCTTCATCACCCCGGGTTACCGCATCCGCAGCGTCGATGCGATGGTGACCAACTTCCACCTGCCCGAAAGCACGCTGCTGATGATGATTTCGGCCTTCGCCGGCCGAGAGCGGGTGTTCGAGGCCTACCAGCACGCGATCGAGCAGCGCTACCGCTTCTTCAGCTACGGCGATGCAATGCTGCTGTTCCCGCAGGCGGGCTGACGCCTGGTGGGTGCGCACCGTTGGTGCGCACGCCCCGAACCACCCGCGGTAGGTGCGCACCTTGGTGCGCACGCCCCGAACCGCCCAAGGTAGGTGCGCACCTTGGTGCGCACGCCCTGATGGGAGACAATAGGCAACTATTTGCCTGAATGACCGCTCCATGTCCCGACTGCAGTTCCAGCTCCAGACCCGTGACGGCCGTGCCCGCCGCGGCCGCCTGACCTTCCCGCGTGGCACGGTGGAAACGCCGGCCTTCATGCCGGTGGGTACCTATGGCTCGGTCAAGGGCATCCTGCCGGACCAGGTGCGCGCGCTGGGCGCGGAAATCATCCTGGGCAACACCTTCCACCTGTACCTGCGCCCGGGCCTGGACATCATTGCCGACCACGGCGGCCTGCACGGCTTCTGCCGCTGGGACGGCCCGATCCTGACCGATTCGGGTGGCTTCCAGGTGTTCTCGCTGGCCCACCGCCGCAAGATCACCGAGCAGGGCGTGACCTTCGCCTCGCCCACCGACGGTGCCCGCGTGTTCCTGGGCCCGGAAGAGAGCATGAAGATCCAGAAGGTGCTCGATTCGGACGTGGTGATGATCTTCGACGAGTGCACCCCGTACCCGGCCACCGAAGAGGTGGCGCGCCGTTCGATGGAACTGAGCCTGCGCTGGGCCCAGCGCAGCCGCAACGCCCATGACGAGCTGGGCAACGACGCGGCGCTGTTCGGCATCGTGCAGGGTGGGGTGCATACCGACCTGCGCAGCCGCTCGGCCGACGCCCTGCAGGCCATCGGCTTCGACGGCTACGCCATTGGCGGCTTGGCCGTGGGCGAGCCGGAACACGAGCGCAACGCCATGCTGGACCACCTGGACCCGGAGCTGCCCAGCGACCGCCCGCGCTACCTGATGGGCGTGGGCCGGCCGGAAGACCTGGTGGAAGGCGTGGCGCGCGGCGTGGACATGTTCGACTGCGTGATGCCGACCCGCAACGCCCGCAACGGCCACTATTTCACCTCGTTCGGCACCGTACGCATCCGCAATTCGCAGTACGCCCGCGACATGGACCCGATCGAGCCGGGCTGCGGCTGCGTGGCCTGCACCGGCGGCTACACCCGCTCGTACCTGCGCCACCTGGACCGCTGCAACGAGATGCTGGCGCCCATGCTGGGCACCCTGCACAACCTGTTCTATTACGAAAAACTGATGGCCGACATCCGCGCGGCCATCGAGGCGGGAACCTTCCAGGCCTTCCGCGAGTCCTTCTATGCGGCCCGTGGGGCGGTGGCGCCCCCGCTGTAACCCCGTGGTACCCCTGCCGAACGGCCCAAGGACGAACGTCCGGGGCCGTGGCATACTTCAAGGCTGACCCAGATCCGCGGTCGACACCCCCGCCCGTGAACGGACGGGAGCGCCGCCCAACCAAAGGACCAACGATGAACCTGCTTGCCTTCCTGATTCCCGCCGCCCACGCCCAGGCCGCCGGCGGCCAACCGCAGGGCATGGGCCTGACCACGCTGCTGTTCCCGATCATCCTGATCGCCATCATGTACTTCCTGATGATCCGCCCGCAGATGAAGCGGCAGAAGGAGCACAAGGCCATGCTGGAAAAGATCAAGCGTGGCGACGAAGTGCTGACCAACGGCGGCATCGCCGGCGTGGTCACCGACATCGGCGACAACTTCATCACCATCGAAGTGGCTGACAACGTGCGCATCCGCGTGCAGAAGGGCGCTGTCGGCAACGTGCTGCCGGCCGGTACCCTGAACTCGGCCAAGTAAGCCACTCCCTTTCCGATGCACAACCGCGGCGCCGGGGATGGCGCCGCGCGGGACCCAAGCAATGCTCGAATTTCCACGCTGGAAGTACGTCGTCATCCTGATTGTACTGGCGCTCAGCACCCTGTACGCGCTGCCCAACATCTACCAGAAGGACCCGGCCATCCAGATCACCGCCAACCGTGGCGGGCAGATCGACGATGTGCTGCGCGACCGTGTGCTGGCCGACCTGAAGAAGGCCGGCATCAACACGATCGGCGCGGAGAAGGAAGGGGAAAGCCTGATCGTCCGCCTGCCGGACCTGAAGACGCAGTCGGCCGCCAGCGATGCGCTGCGCGACAGCGTGGGCGAGAACTACACCGTGGCCCTGAACCTGGCCTCCACCGTGCCGGACTGGCTGGCCAGCCTGGGCGGTCGCCCGATGGTGCTGGGCCTGGACCTGCAGGGCGGCGTGCACTTCGTGCTGCAGGTCGACCAGAAGGCTGCGCTGGAAAAGCGCCTGGATGCCTATACCGAAGACGTGCGCAGCACCCTGCGTGATGCGCGCATCGCCTACCAGTCGGTGGAACGCCGCGCTGACAACACCATCGTGGCCAACCTGAGTCCGTCGGCTGGCGCCGATGCGGCCAGCCGTGCCCGCGTGGCGCTGGGCACCGCGCAGCCGACCCTGGGCTATGACGTTTCTGGCAACCGCATCACCGTGACCGTGCCGGACGCGGAGATCGCGCAGATCGCCAACGGCGCGATCGAGCAGAACATCAACACCCTGCGCAACCGCGTGAACCAGCTGGGCGTGGCCGAGCCGATCATCCAGCGCCAGGGTGCCGACCGCGTGGTCGTGCAGCTGCCCGGCGTGCAGGACACCGCCGAAGCCAAGCGCATGATCGGTGCCACCGCCACCCTGGAATACCGTGCGGTGGTGGAAGGCAATGCGCAGGACGCCATCGCTTCGGGCCGCATTCCGCCGGAAGCCAAGGTCTACCAGCAGCGTGATGGCCGCGGCCCGATCCTGCTGAACAAGCGCGTGATCGTGACCGGCGACCAGATGGTGGCCGCGCAGGCGGTGACCGATTCGACCAGCGGTTCGCCGGCGGTCAGCGTGACGCTGAACAATGTCGGCGGCCAGCGCATGTTCGACTTCACCAGCGCCAACGTGAACAAGCCGATGGCCGTGGTCTACACCGAGCGCGTGCCGACGGTGACCGTGGTCGATGGCCAGGAAGTGCGTGGCTTCAAGGTCAACGAGGAAGTGATCTCGGTGGCCAACATCAACGGCGTGTTCGGCAAGAACTTCCAGACCACCGGTCTGCAGAAGAAGGAAGCCGAAGACCTGGCCAAGCTGCTGAAGTCGGGCTCGCTGGCTGCGCCGATGGACTTCGTGGAAGAGCGCGTGGTCGGCCCCAGCCTGGGCGCCGAGAACGTGAAGAACGGCATCACCGCGGTGGTCTACGCCTTCCTGTTCACCCTGGTGTTCTTCAGCATCTACTACCGCGTGTTCGGTCTGATCACCTCCATCGCGATGCTGTTCAACCTGCTGATCGTGGTGGCGGTGATGTCGCTGTTCGGTGCCACCATGACCCTGCCGGGCTTCGCCGGTCTGGCGTTGTCGGTGGGCCTGTCGGTGGACGCCAACGTGCTGATCAACGAGCGTATCCGCGAGGAACTGCGTGCCGGCGTGCCGGGCAAGACCGCCATCGTGACCGGTTACGACCGCGCCTCGGGCACCATCCTGGACGCCAACCTGACCGGCCTGATCGTGGGCGTGGCCCTGTTCGCCTTCGGCACCGGCCCGCTGAAGGGCTTCGCGCTGACCATGATCATCGGTATTTTCGCCTCCATGTTCACCGCGATCACCGTGTCGCGCGCGCTGGCGACGCTGATCTACGGCGGTCGCAAGAAGCTCCAGAACGTGGCCATCTGACGGGACGACACGCACAATGAAACTGTTTCCGCTGCACATCCTCCCGAACGACACCAAGATCGACTTCATGCGGTGGCGCCATGTCGCCATGGTGGTCACGATCGCCGTGTTCATTGCCTCGATCGCCATCATCGGCGTGAAGGGCTTCAACTATGCGCTGGACTTCACTGGCGGCACCCTGATCGAAGCCCGCTTCGACAAAGCGGTG
This genomic window contains:
- a CDS encoding aminotransferase class III-fold pyridoxal phosphate-dependent enzyme, yielding MSFIERLAPLRTQPGTRLTTGLDDATLTALADRHPQLVAAVDAAAAEFARVQGELGPLLAQDEQAQIEAMQDGFVNFYADDAVTPYVALAARGPWVVTLKGAVLYDAGGYGMLGFGHTPDAVLEAMARPQVMANIMTPSLSQQRFITALRAEVGHRRGGCPYARFMCLNSGSEAVGLAARIADVNAKLQTDPGARHAGAAIKRVVVKGSFHGRTDRPALYSDSSRKTYLQHLASYRGEDSVITVAPYDEAALRQVFDDAARNQWFIEAVFLEPVMGEGDPGRSVPPAFYALARELTRAHGSLLLLDSIQAGLRAHGVLSVVDYPGFEGLDPPDMETYSKALNAAQYPLSVLAVTEHAAQLYRKGIYGNTMTSNPRALDVACATLAQLTPQVRANIAERGAEAVRKLEQLKNELGGLITKVQGTGLLFSCELAPQFKCYGAHSTEEWLRQHGINVIHGGENSLRFTPHFGMDSDELDLLVGMVGRALREGPRRQQAAAA
- the secD gene encoding protein translocase subunit SecD, with the protein product MLEFPRWKYVVILIVLALSTLYALPNIYQKDPAIQITANRGGQIDDVLRDRVLADLKKAGINTIGAEKEGESLIVRLPDLKTQSAASDALRDSVGENYTVALNLASTVPDWLASLGGRPMVLGLDLQGGVHFVLQVDQKAALEKRLDAYTEDVRSTLRDARIAYQSVERRADNTIVANLSPSAGADAASRARVALGTAQPTLGYDVSGNRITVTVPDAEIAQIANGAIEQNINTLRNRVNQLGVAEPIIQRQGADRVVVQLPGVQDTAEAKRMIGATATLEYRAVVEGNAQDAIASGRIPPEAKVYQQRDGRGPILLNKRVIVTGDQMVAAQAVTDSTSGSPAVSVTLNNVGGQRMFDFTSANVNKPMAVVYTERVPTVTVVDGQEVRGFKVNEEVISVANINGVFGKNFQTTGLQKKEAEDLAKLLKSGSLAAPMDFVEERVVGPSLGAENVKNGITAVVYAFLFTLVFFSIYYRVFGLITSIAMLFNLLIVVAVMSLFGATMTLPGFAGLALSVGLSVDANVLINERIREELRAGVPGKTAIVTGYDRASGTILDANLTGLIVGVALFAFGTGPLKGFALTMIIGIFASMFTAITVSRALATLIYGGRKKLQNVAI
- the yajC gene encoding preprotein translocase subunit YajC, with amino-acid sequence MNLLAFLIPAAHAQAAGGQPQGMGLTTLLFPIILIAIMYFLMIRPQMKRQKEHKAMLEKIKRGDEVLTNGGIAGVVTDIGDNFITIEVADNVRIRVQKGAVGNVLPAGTLNSAK
- the queA gene encoding tRNA preQ1(34) S-adenosylmethionine ribosyltransferase-isomerase QueA, translating into MKKSDFHYDLPAELIAQAPLAERSASRLMVVPPAPAAFTDVQVRDLPSLLQPGDLLVFNDTRVIPARLFGQKASGGRVEILIERLLGGQQVRAQVGASKSPKAGSRIALDAGGEAEVLGRDGEFYLLQFHVPESLEQWLLHAGRLPLPPYIQREPGQDDRERYQTVFAREVGAVAAPTAGLHFDEALLAALKDKGVAFGHVTLHVGAGTFQPVRVDDLKDHVMHREWLNVGAELVQQVRRTREAGGRVIGVGTTVVRALESAMRDGELLPFAGETQIFITPGYRIRSVDAMVTNFHLPESTLLMMISAFAGRERVFEAYQHAIEQRYRFFSYGDAMLLFPQAG
- the tgt gene encoding tRNA guanosine(34) transglycosylase Tgt, encoding MSRLQFQLQTRDGRARRGRLTFPRGTVETPAFMPVGTYGSVKGILPDQVRALGAEIILGNTFHLYLRPGLDIIADHGGLHGFCRWDGPILTDSGGFQVFSLAHRRKITEQGVTFASPTDGARVFLGPEESMKIQKVLDSDVVMIFDECTPYPATEEVARRSMELSLRWAQRSRNAHDELGNDAALFGIVQGGVHTDLRSRSADALQAIGFDGYAIGGLAVGEPEHERNAMLDHLDPELPSDRPRYLMGVGRPEDLVEGVARGVDMFDCVMPTRNARNGHYFTSFGTVRIRNSQYARDMDPIEPGCGCVACTGGYTRSYLRHLDRCNEMLAPMLGTLHNLFYYEKLMADIRAAIEAGTFQAFRESFYAARGAVAPPL